One window of the Alicyclobacillus dauci genome contains the following:
- a CDS encoding helix-turn-helix domain-containing protein produces the protein MIRLELQRILDKQGLTQTALAETSGVRQARISHICRGYVERLELKHIDAICKALDVEPWEWIMYEKD, from the coding sequence ATGATTAGATTGGAATTGCAACGTATTTTAGACAAGCAAGGCCTTACACAAACAGCACTTGCTGAAACATCTGGTGTACGACAAGCACGTATTAGCCATATATGTAGGGGATACGTTGAGCGTCTAGAGTTGAAACACATCGATGCAATATGTAAGGCGTTGGATGTTGAACCGTGGGAATGGATAATGTACGAGAAGGACTAA
- a CDS encoding helix-turn-helix domain-containing protein, with product MGLKARLNLDKLLAEKGMSQRELARITGIRQPSINDMCNGKYDRHVPLKNIALICEALNEPVEKLIVLERVEDN from the coding sequence ATGGGACTCAAAGCGAGGTTAAATTTGGATAAGCTGTTGGCTGAAAAGGGCATGTCACAACGCGAATTAGCACGTATTACAGGAATAAGACAACCGTCGATAAATGATATGTGCAATGGGAAATACGACCGTCATGTGCCACTAAAGAATATCGCGCTGATATGTGAGGCGTTGAACGAGCCGGTGGAGAAATTAATCGTACTGGAACGTGTAGAGGATAACTAA
- a CDS encoding nucleoside triphosphate pyrophosphohydrolase family protein: MKNDEIRNVIQYIMDEVHQTAVSKGWYENPVAFTTHIALAHSELSEALEADRKNHGEDKVAEELADVLIRTLDMAAAHNLDLAGALVAKMEMNKGRSYRHGGLKY, translated from the coding sequence ATGAAAAACGATGAAATCCGTAATGTGATTCAATACATCATGGACGAAGTTCACCAAACAGCAGTAAGCAAAGGCTGGTATGAAAATCCTGTAGCCTTCACCACGCACATTGCCTTGGCTCACAGCGAATTATCCGAAGCCTTAGAAGCAGACCGCAAGAACCACGGCGAAGACAAGGTTGCTGAAGAACTTGCTGACGTACTAATTCGCACACTAGACATGGCAGCTGCACACAATTTAGATTTGGCAGGTGCGCTTGTTGCCAAGATGGAAATGAACAAAGGTCGAAGTTACCGTCACGGTGGACTAAAGTATTGA